The Zobellia alginiliquefaciens genome contains a region encoding:
- a CDS encoding LytR/AlgR family response regulator transcription factor, which translates to MMRCIVIDDEPLARECITNYIDQIDMLTCVGTGTSALDIPRILEKTDVDLLFLDVQMPLMNGLEYLKSNPNAPMTILTTAFPNYAIDGFNLNVLDYLLKPISFNRFFTAITKARHQYQLINNGIALVKEEESGCFFIKCDGKYEKINHHDILFVQAMQNYVIIQTDKRKYVTLLFLKNVQEKLSQDAFIRVHKSYIVAIDKIEGVAQHELQIGAHKIPLSRNYRKEVVPKIIGDNLWDKKDI; encoded by the coding sequence ATGATGCGATGTATTGTTATAGATGATGAGCCGCTGGCTAGGGAATGTATAACCAACTATATAGACCAGATAGATATGCTAACCTGTGTAGGCACAGGTACGTCTGCTTTAGATATACCGCGTATTTTAGAAAAAACTGATGTAGACTTGCTTTTTCTGGATGTACAAATGCCTCTTATGAACGGTCTAGAATATTTAAAATCTAATCCTAATGCACCTATGACCATTTTAACTACAGCATTTCCAAATTACGCCATTGATGGGTTTAACCTTAATGTACTAGACTATTTGTTAAAGCCTATTTCCTTTAATCGTTTCTTTACCGCAATTACAAAAGCCCGCCACCAATATCAACTCATAAATAATGGTATAGCATTAGTGAAAGAAGAGGAGAGTGGTTGCTTTTTTATAAAATGCGATGGTAAATACGAAAAAATTAATCACCATGATATTCTTTTTGTACAAGCCATGCAGAACTATGTGATCATACAAACTGATAAACGTAAATACGTTACATTATTGTTCTTAAAAAATGTACAAGAGAAGTTAAGTCAAGATGCTTTTATACGAGTTCACAAATCATATATAGTCGCTATTGATAAAATTGAAGGTGTCGCCCAACACGAACTACAAATAGGAGCACATAAAATTCCACTAAGCAGAAATTATCGTAAAGAGGTCGTGCCTAAAATAATTGGAGATAATCTTTGGGATAAAAAAGATATCTAA
- a CDS encoding 2OG-Fe(II) oxygenase yields the protein MKTIEHTNALEQALALEIPTREASLRRDPSVAQFWNDNRTLLEDAWAEWETENKDDLLVPDETLLDPRLRKAIKDAWENPEKESAVADLWEEIIPGVYVAQFFDVERLAEFRSYLEDVVNSKIPKRAPYGIQLNRYGMMLDPRSEGHLAAPNFQAFYNEMMDRYMRPIARLLLGTYGYDNQTFGFSIQYNPDKDKDLHAHTDASAATLNININLPDEEFTGSQVDFYDKSSGKTVQTTFEPGKAILHRGNAPHATHPITSGQRSNLVVWLYGDRMQIPRGSTSSYGGGNNAASKVVTAEDITARQRWSLPDGPKDTIAPF from the coding sequence ATGAAAACAATAGAACATACAAATGCACTTGAACAAGCTCTTGCACTAGAAATTCCTACACGAGAAGCTTCTTTAAGACGCGATCCATCTGTTGCTCAATTTTGGAATGACAACCGTACATTGTTAGAAGACGCTTGGGCAGAATGGGAAACTGAAAATAAAGACGATTTACTGGTTCCTGATGAAACCTTGCTTGACCCACGTTTACGTAAAGCAATTAAAGACGCTTGGGAAAATCCAGAAAAAGAATCTGCCGTTGCCGATTTGTGGGAAGAAATTATTCCTGGTGTTTATGTTGCACAGTTTTTTGATGTTGAACGTTTAGCAGAATTCCGCAGTTATTTGGAAGATGTGGTCAACTCAAAGATTCCGAAACGCGCACCTTACGGTATTCAATTGAATCGCTATGGTATGATGTTAGATCCACGATCGGAAGGTCATCTTGCAGCTCCTAATTTTCAGGCATTTTATAATGAAATGATGGATCGTTACATGCGTCCGATCGCTCGTTTGCTACTTGGCACTTATGGCTACGATAACCAAACCTTTGGTTTCTCTATTCAGTACAATCCAGATAAGGATAAAGATTTACACGCACATACGGATGCCTCGGCTGCAACCTTAAATATCAACATTAACTTACCTGATGAAGAATTTACAGGTTCACAAGTTGATTTCTATGATAAATCTTCCGGAAAAACGGTACAAACAACTTTTGAACCAGGTAAGGCAATACTACACCGTGGTAATGCACCACATGCTACACACCCAATCACCAGCGGACAACGCAGTAACTTGGTAGTATGGCTATATGGAGACCGCATGCAAATACCAAGAGGTAGTACCAGCAGCTATGGTGGTGGCAATAACGCTGCATCCAAAGTTGTGACGGCAGAAGACATCACGGCACGCCAGCGTTGGAGTTTACCAGATGGTCCTAAAGATACCATTGCACCGTTTTAA
- a CDS encoding bestrophin family protein: MYTKPKYPISTVLKWTRRYIYIFFITALIPVLLYEVAGFKWLTLPWQPIGLIGMALAFITGFKNNASYDRQWEARKIYGGIVNASRWFTTMVNDFITNSYADIHKTEAEMFQIRKTMVLRHVAWMSALRHALRQKKTWETAKTNKSDQEHMKKIKVIEFENTLSDELEGYLSLDEKAAVLSKTNKQTAVLNFQSKHIRQLASLGLIDNFRHVEFQTVIGELFTLQGKAERIKNFPYPRQFATLNSYFIWVFIFIMPFGFMRQFDLTAQSLVASGVHNAFFGIFVEHFVWLSIPFTIIISWIFFAMERVGDTSENPFEGMGNDVPISTISRAIEIDIREMIDDDKHHIPDPLPEYANTQM; the protein is encoded by the coding sequence ATGTATACCAAACCAAAATACCCAATTTCAACAGTTCTTAAATGGACCAGGAGATATATTTATATCTTTTTTATAACCGCATTAATCCCGGTTCTACTTTACGAAGTGGCAGGTTTTAAATGGTTAACGTTACCGTGGCAACCTATTGGGCTAATTGGTATGGCACTGGCATTTATTACTGGTTTTAAAAACAATGCTTCTTACGACAGGCAATGGGAGGCTAGAAAAATTTATGGCGGTATAGTAAATGCCTCTCGTTGGTTTACAACAATGGTTAATGATTTTATAACCAATAGCTATGCCGATATTCATAAAACAGAGGCCGAAATGTTTCAAATAAGAAAAACCATGGTTTTACGGCATGTCGCTTGGATGAGTGCTTTAAGACACGCCTTGCGCCAAAAGAAAACCTGGGAAACGGCCAAAACAAATAAGTCGGATCAAGAGCATATGAAAAAAATAAAGGTAATAGAATTTGAAAATACGCTATCAGATGAGTTAGAAGGTTATTTGTCCTTGGATGAAAAAGCAGCGGTGCTCTCTAAAACAAACAAGCAAACTGCGGTCTTAAATTTTCAGTCTAAACACATTAGGCAATTAGCTTCATTAGGATTAATTGATAACTTTAGACACGTAGAATTTCAGACTGTAATTGGGGAATTATTTACCCTTCAAGGAAAAGCGGAACGTATTAAAAACTTCCCGTATCCCAGACAATTTGCTACTTTAAACTCCTATTTTATTTGGGTTTTTATTTTCATAATGCCATTTGGGTTTATGCGTCAGTTCGATTTAACTGCCCAATCATTAGTTGCATCTGGTGTACACAATGCGTTTTTTGGAATTTTTGTAGAACATTTTGTGTGGTTATCCATTCCGTTTACCATTATTATATCGTGGATATTTTTTGCTATGGAACGCGTAGGAGATACTTCTGAAAATCCGTTTGAAGGAATGGGTAATGATGTGCCAATATCCACCATTTCTAGGGCAATAGAAATTGATATTAGAGAAATGATCGATGATGACAAGCATCACATTCCTGATCCATTACCAGAATATGCCAACACCCAAATGTAA
- a CDS encoding SDR family NAD(P)-dependent oxidoreductase, with protein MKHILITGSTDGIGKLLALRLAKEGHFVAIHGRNQTKLETTLKEIKEQSNNENVIGFLADFSSLADVEKMAADVIEKMPKIDVLVNNAGIFTSKVDSTPSGIDIRLAVNYLAPYQLTNSVLSLLKKSEAPRVVNLSSAAQSPVSLIALEGKAKLGANEAYAQSKLALTMWSFDLAAKEPIILVVAVNPGSLLNTKMAKEAYGQHWSPAEKGVDILYDLGMTDRAKTASYFDNDKGGYSQAHPDAYNSRKIEELIALSDTITLE; from the coding sequence ATGAAACATATATTAATAACAGGAAGTACAGACGGCATAGGCAAACTTTTAGCGTTACGTTTAGCGAAAGAGGGACACTTTGTGGCTATCCATGGTAGAAACCAAACAAAATTAGAAACTACATTAAAAGAAATAAAAGAGCAATCCAATAACGAAAATGTAATTGGCTTTTTAGCGGATTTTTCAAGCCTAGCAGATGTTGAAAAAATGGCTGCAGATGTCATTGAAAAAATGCCGAAAATTGATGTGCTGGTTAATAATGCAGGTATTTTTACCAGTAAGGTAGATAGTACTCCTTCGGGAATTGATATTCGTTTGGCAGTAAATTATTTAGCACCGTATCAACTTACCAATTCAGTTTTAAGTTTACTTAAAAAATCAGAAGCCCCACGCGTGGTAAATTTGAGTTCAGCGGCACAGTCTCCGGTTTCATTGATCGCATTAGAAGGAAAAGCGAAATTAGGTGCTAATGAAGCCTACGCGCAAAGCAAATTAGCCTTAACCATGTGGAGTTTTGATTTGGCTGCGAAAGAACCTATTATTCTTGTGGTAGCCGTTAACCCTGGTTCATTATTAAATACAAAAATGGCGAAAGAAGCATACGGACAGCATTGGTCTCCCGCTGAAAAAGGGGTAGACATTCTATACGATTTAGGTATGACCGATAGAGCTAAAACAGCATCTTATTTTGACAATGATAAAGGTGGGTATTCGCAAGCACATCCGGATGCTTATAATTCAAGAAAGATTGAAGAACTCATTGCATTAAGTGACACCATCACTTTAGAATAG
- a CDS encoding NAD(P)H-dependent oxidoreductase: MKNILVLFSHPKFEKSRANSILADKIKDKVGVTFHDLYECYPDFHIDVDAEKALVESHDIIIFHHPFYWYSCPPLMKQWIDMVLEFGWAYGPSGNALLEKKWLNVITTGGSKAMYCENGINCYAINDFLRPFQQTANLCGMRYLPPFAVMGTHKIEDEKLHTYADQYDKLIDLLMDDVVVAEVSTISFLNDIPQLNT, encoded by the coding sequence ATGAAGAATATATTAGTTTTATTTTCTCACCCTAAGTTTGAAAAATCTAGGGCAAATTCCATTTTAGCGGATAAAATAAAGGATAAAGTTGGGGTAACATTTCATGATTTGTATGAGTGTTACCCCGATTTTCATATAGATGTGGATGCTGAAAAAGCACTGGTAGAGTCTCATGATATTATTATTTTCCATCATCCATTTTACTGGTATAGCTGTCCTCCTTTAATGAAGCAATGGATAGATATGGTTTTAGAGTTTGGTTGGGCTTATGGTCCTTCTGGAAACGCTTTGCTTGAAAAAAAATGGTTGAATGTGATTACTACCGGTGGTTCCAAAGCTATGTATTGTGAAAATGGAATTAACTGCTATGCTATCAATGACTTTTTACGTCCTTTTCAGCAAACGGCCAACTTGTGTGGCATGCGGTATTTACCTCCTTTTGCCGTTATGGGTACTCATAAAATAGAGGATGAAAAGTTGCATACCTACGCGGATCAGTATGATAAACTAATCGATTTATTAATGGATGATGTAGTAGTGGCCGAAGTAAGTACCATTTCTTTTTTAAACGATATTCCACAACTAAATACGTAA
- a CDS encoding monovalent cation:proton antiporter-2 (CPA2) family protein, whose translation MTGSILFEAIVFLLGAIICVSIAKRLGLSSVLGYLLAGVLIGPYVLGFIGNEGEDILHFAEFGVVMMLFLIGLEIEPKNFWKMRKTIVGMGGIQVAGTMLLSYFLFILFDFDWKVALTFSMAVALSSTAIALQTIKEKGLLNTNFGASSFSILLFQDIVVIFMLGALPLLVNTDIPAEESHSEHANLLQNLPLGLQTLAILGSVVTIIITGRYLIVPLLRKVAKTGVRELLIAAALLIVFSISFLMELVGLSPALGAFLGGVVLSNSEFKHELESTLEPFKNLLLGLFFMAVGASINFIVIAKSPLTVGGILVAVIVLKALVLFITGSFFKLKLNQKLLLTFSLAQIGEFAFVLLSFAFSLNILEQDQLDIMLVVTALTMTVTPIIGIINERLLLPRLGTRESIKRPMDHIARSQKVILVGFGHFGSTIGRFLRTHGVEATILDHDSNRVDFLRKMGFEVYYGDATRMDLLESAGISEANILICAMDNPEVIKQLAKTVKSKYPKVKLMVRARDRYAAYEFLNLEIDHIYRESLETSLKLASEVLSQMGFRRYTLQRQIQNFIKYDEDSIRRLAKEKIGDENYIFKARKELEQQEKLLEQDFKRGVVEFDTHWDGEQIRTALEENQN comes from the coding sequence ATGACAGGTAGTATTCTTTTTGAAGCCATAGTCTTTTTATTGGGCGCAATAATCTGTGTCTCTATTGCCAAGCGCTTGGGGCTAAGTTCTGTTCTGGGATATTTACTGGCTGGGGTTTTAATAGGTCCTTATGTATTGGGTTTTATAGGAAACGAGGGCGAAGACATTCTTCATTTTGCGGAGTTCGGAGTAGTTATGATGCTATTCTTAATTGGGTTGGAGATTGAGCCTAAGAACTTCTGGAAAATGAGGAAGACAATTGTGGGAATGGGAGGTATACAAGTTGCCGGGACCATGTTGCTTTCTTATTTTTTGTTCATATTATTTGATTTTGATTGGAAAGTGGCCTTAACTTTTTCTATGGCTGTTGCCTTGTCATCTACAGCAATAGCACTACAAACGATAAAAGAAAAAGGGCTGTTGAATACCAATTTTGGGGCTTCCTCATTCTCTATTTTATTGTTTCAGGATATCGTGGTAATATTCATGTTGGGAGCTTTACCATTACTGGTAAATACAGACATACCTGCTGAAGAAAGCCATAGCGAACATGCTAACCTTCTCCAAAATTTACCATTAGGCTTACAGACTTTGGCCATTCTGGGTTCAGTGGTAACCATAATAATAACCGGTCGTTATTTAATTGTTCCGTTATTGCGTAAAGTTGCAAAAACGGGAGTTAGGGAATTGCTGATAGCTGCGGCTTTGCTTATCGTTTTTAGCATTTCATTTTTAATGGAATTGGTAGGACTAAGTCCTGCTTTAGGAGCGTTTTTAGGTGGTGTAGTTTTATCCAATAGTGAGTTTAAGCACGAGTTGGAAAGCACATTGGAGCCCTTTAAAAATTTACTTTTAGGACTGTTCTTTATGGCGGTTGGTGCTTCCATAAACTTTATAGTTATTGCAAAAAGTCCGTTGACCGTAGGTGGTATCCTAGTAGCGGTTATTGTTTTAAAGGCATTGGTCTTATTTATTACAGGTTCCTTTTTTAAGTTGAAATTGAATCAAAAATTATTACTTACGTTTAGTTTGGCACAGATTGGGGAATTCGCCTTTGTACTGCTCTCGTTCGCTTTTTCGTTGAATATTTTGGAACAGGATCAATTAGATATTATGTTGGTGGTAACAGCATTGACCATGACGGTTACACCCATAATAGGAATTATAAATGAAAGACTTTTATTACCAAGATTGGGCACCAGAGAGTCTATAAAAAGACCAATGGACCATATTGCAAGGTCGCAGAAAGTAATTCTAGTAGGTTTTGGACACTTTGGTAGTACTATTGGTAGGTTTCTGCGTACCCATGGGGTGGAAGCTACTATCTTAGATCATGATTCCAACCGAGTGGATTTTCTGCGCAAAATGGGTTTTGAAGTGTATTATGGGGATGCCACCAGAATGGACTTATTAGAATCCGCAGGTATTTCTGAGGCAAATATTCTAATCTGTGCCATGGATAATCCGGAGGTGATAAAACAACTGGCGAAAACCGTAAAAAGTAAATATCCCAAAGTAAAATTAATGGTCAGGGCAAGGGATAGGTATGCGGCCTATGAGTTTTTAAATTTGGAAATCGACCATATTTATAGGGAATCTTTAGAAACGTCATTAAAATTGGCTAGTGAGGTTTTAAGCCAAATGGGCTTTAGACGATATACGTTGCAGCGTCAAATCCAGAATTTTATTAAGTATGATGAAGATAGTATTAGACGTTTGGCCAAAGAGAAAATTGGTGATGAAAATTACATCTTTAAAGCGCGTAAGGAATTAGAACAACAAGAGAAACTACTGGAACAAGACTTTAAAAGAGGTGTTGTTGAATTTGACACCCATTGGGATGGCGAACAAATAAGAACTGCATTAGAAGAGAATCAAAATTAA
- a CDS encoding family 16 glycosylhydrolase yields the protein MNFSKLVVISVCLLSFACKSEPEQEPAVEQMEQKLPNEEELTPTEVVEEEDTDENANSDIVYDFTGKTPPQAPEGMEWNRIDELSDEFEDADLNTSKWTKSLWNYGVPVQMVEENSGVADGNLWIKATLGNDSERWFESSRVMSIADVNYPMFTVSRIKNAHISAYNTFWLNNGNISNRNEIDVIENNSNPSCDCQPDFPWQMNAQYFHVIDDETKRNKGNFDNRELSDENPLKGVPWNEDYHTFGVWWKDATHIQFYLDGEPAGNVVSAREFTRNLNIIWDLWTVDADWLGGLAQKEHLSDSTLNTMKIDWIHTYKLVDK from the coding sequence ATGAATTTTTCAAAATTAGTAGTTATAAGTGTTTGTCTACTTAGTTTCGCCTGCAAGAGTGAACCTGAACAAGAACCTGCTGTAGAACAGATGGAGCAAAAGTTACCTAATGAGGAAGAATTAACCCCAACTGAAGTGGTTGAGGAGGAAGATACTGATGAAAATGCCAACAGTGATATCGTATATGATTTCACGGGAAAAACACCTCCACAGGCTCCGGAGGGAATGGAGTGGAACCGGATTGATGAACTTTCGGATGAGTTTGAAGATGCCGATTTAAATACTTCAAAATGGACTAAATCCCTGTGGAATTATGGGGTCCCGGTTCAAATGGTTGAAGAAAATTCGGGAGTGGCCGATGGTAATTTATGGATAAAAGCTACGCTGGGCAATGATAGTGAACGTTGGTTTGAAAGTTCAAGGGTTATGTCCATTGCCGATGTAAATTATCCGATGTTTACGGTGAGTAGAATCAAGAATGCCCATATATCGGCCTACAATACTTTTTGGTTGAACAATGGCAATATTTCTAATCGTAATGAGATTGATGTTATAGAAAATAATTCAAACCCTTCTTGCGATTGCCAACCGGACTTTCCATGGCAGATGAACGCACAGTATTTTCATGTCATTGACGATGAAACCAAACGTAATAAAGGGAATTTTGATAATCGTGAGCTTTCAGACGAAAACCCTTTAAAAGGAGTGCCTTGGAATGAGGACTACCATACGTTTGGGGTTTGGTGGAAAGATGCTACACACATTCAGTTTTATTTGGACGGGGAACCAGCGGGAAATGTGGTTTCTGCAAGAGAATTTACAAGAAACTTAAATATCATATGGGACCTGTGGACCGTAGATGCCGATTGGTTGGGCGGTTTGGCACAAAAAGAACATTTGTCGGATAGTACATTGAATACTATGAAAATAGACTGGATTCACACCTACAAACTGGTTGATAAATAA
- a CDS encoding phosphatase PAP2 family protein, with translation MKIKIAVLLTFCTIGSLFAQVDSLQIPPKKKLFKKTIVPLSLLTAGILLSDSNFEKKLHETAQGWVGNDFRTHLDDYTRYAPVATIFVANVAGVKAKHHWFDQTKNLAVSMILTDVVTRAIKNSVYKIRPDGSNDNAFPSGHTSIAFASGSAVYEEYKDTNAYLAYSGYGFATVTGGLRLFNDKHFISDILAGAGVGILITKLVYHFDYLWKYNPFLKFKNVTLVPRYGQGNVGLYFSKSF, from the coding sequence ATGAAAATAAAAATTGCTGTACTTCTAACATTTTGTACCATTGGAAGTCTATTTGCCCAAGTTGATAGTTTACAGATTCCACCGAAAAAGAAGTTGTTTAAAAAAACAATTGTTCCTCTTTCTTTGCTCACCGCAGGTATACTATTATCGGACAGTAATTTTGAAAAAAAACTTCACGAAACCGCGCAAGGTTGGGTGGGCAATGATTTTCGTACACATTTGGATGATTACACCCGTTATGCTCCCGTGGCTACTATTTTTGTTGCGAACGTAGCCGGAGTAAAAGCAAAACACCATTGGTTTGACCAAACTAAAAATCTAGCGGTATCCATGATACTTACGGATGTGGTAACCAGAGCCATAAAAAATTCAGTGTATAAAATAAGACCGGACGGTTCTAATGACAATGCATTTCCTTCTGGGCATACTTCTATTGCTTTTGCTTCTGGTTCTGCTGTTTATGAAGAATATAAGGACACCAATGCCTATTTAGCATATAGTGGTTATGGTTTTGCCACAGTAACGGGTGGTTTAAGATTATTTAATGATAAACACTTTATTTCTGATATTCTTGCAGGTGCTGGAGTAGGAATATTAATTACCAAACTCGTTTATCATTTTGATTATTTATGGAAGTATAATCCCTTCTTAAAATTTAAAAATGTAACACTGGTTCCTCGTTACGGTCAAGGAAATGTTGGGTTATATTTCTCAAAGTCTTTTTGA